In Besnoitia besnoiti strain Bb-Ger1 chromosome I, whole genome shotgun sequence, the genomic window TTGAGACTGCGCCTAAGGCTACAAGAGCTGCTGAAGACTGTAGCTGCAAAGCGTTGACACCTATACAGGCAGGCGCAGTAGACATCGTGGTTTACAAGTAGTATTTGCAATGCGCTGCGTGGGAGGCAGCGCCTGTCCGCCGTGATCGTTGCTCATCGACTGAGTCCCTTTTGGAAGCCTGTGGTGGCACTGTGGGCTGCTTATTGGTGCGCCAGCTCGTCGAAGGCTTTGAGAACGTTGGCGAGAATCTCGCGGTCCAGTGCGTCGGGGGTAATCTTCGGTGGCAAAAAGTCGTGCAGGATTGGTTCAGCGAAATTCTGTGCTATAGGTATGCCACAACATAAACCTACAGGCCTCAAGACTACAATCATTTCTTGTAGAAAGGGAGCTTGTTGTTTGGGAAGCTGCCCGAGAGGCTTGCTAAAGCCACACCGAAGTCTGCCGCTCACACTAGTGACTCAGGGAAAGATTCGTGTAGAAGACCTAACCATCCCGCTCGTTACAGGAAAGATGTTTAGTCTGGTCTGCGCGTGCGGTAAAAGGCGAGTGGCAATAAAatcacagagagagacgagaacgGCGAGTAGAGAGGAGTGACGGAGGGTAGAGTCTCCCTGGAAGTCGGCCCGTGACCAGCATCGTCTTGATTCTTATAAGCTTTCTGTAGACAGAATTACAGTAGCGGCTTCCAGGCCCCATCGACTGGACGTCGAACATTATGCCATGTGCTCTGCGCATCAGATATGGAAAGGTGGGGAACGCCTGTACTGCAGACAAACTTCCAAAGTGTGACAACAAATTCCACGACGAGGGTGTCATGGTCGGGCACATGACTCAGATGATGGCGGATCTGTCAACACACGTAGGCTGTGCTTATCGAATCTGTCAGTCGTCATGCCGTACGGCCAGCAGCCCCACCAGGAAGTTCCTTATTGTCTGCAATTATGGCCCAGGTAAGTGTCTCACAGGATGGCTTCGCCGACTTTCCTGCATCCTCAGGAATATGCACCAGCTCTTCCTCACAAGCCACTTACCTATGCTGCGGGAACAACGCGTGCTAATCACTGACCCACGAGGGGCTCGACGCTTGCTTTTCGACAGTACAGTTGTGCCCTGGCCTTCAATCTAACTTGTAAGTGTGCAGACAAGCTTCCCACGTGCGTCTGATGCTACCGTGCGCTTCCGTCACTCCCTCGCAGCTGGCAATATCGTTGGGACCCACCCTTTCAGCAAGACTGTGGCGGAAAAATTACAAAGACAGCTtccaggcgcggcgctcctgccagaagctgaggaagacgacgccagCCAGAAGAAGTGCCAAGAACGGCATCGGCAGTTCAAACGGCAGAAGCCAAAGGAAAAGCTGTGATGAGACTTCCCGCTTCACTGGCATGTCCGCCATGAAAGAGAGGGCGAACTCCAGATGCCCAGTAGACTTCGTGGGTGGGAGATTTCTACTGGGGTCAGGCAGAAAGATTGCTTTCGGATATCTTTGCCGGTTCCGCCTTTCTGGAAATGGGCGCTCTACAAGCGCTGTGGAAAGAATGGCTTTCGGTCAGTACTTTTGCTGGCAGATTGCCCATCCTACTTAGGTGTGATGAGTTTGAGATGCGGCATATGCAGACAGCTTTGACTTCCTCTTTCACTCGTGGAAGGCTTTGAGTCGTTTGCGTATGTCAACCTGGAATATGTTTTCTAAAACGATGTAACGCAACATAACGAGGCAAAGTAATCCTGCTGCAGACAAGGGTGACCGTCTGTGTCCTCCGGTGTACTCCCTCAGGGTCTATGTGATAGCGCGGCTGGCCAGGCAAGCATTTCTGCCGTGATTGTGCCATTCTTCCATTCGTGTTAGACGAGATAGAAGAGAATACGTCATTACTTTGACAGAGAAAGAGTGCTGCTCTCCCGCGATATTCCGGTGTAGCACAACGCTATACAAGCTTGCTGGTGCACATATAGTCGTCCGGTGACAGGATTTTCCAAATATCTCCTTCTGAGaacctctctgcgcggcatAGGCCAGTGAACGCTATCGAGTATGTTATGCCGCTCCTTTTCTCGCCCTATGGAACCGATTCACTCGGACTATGTGTAGCCAAAACTCTGTATGCGAGTCCTACCCCGTGAGTGGCGGACCCTTTGGATGACGCCTGCGAGACCTCTCGTAACATGAGGCAACCGCATGAGCGGGTAGAGCAGCGCCAGCTGAGCCGCACCCGGCTTGGGTATCCGACGCACTGGTGGAATTCCATCTACAGAGGGGGCTTCGTTGATGCACTGAACGATCTCCGCAGCAGCAAGCGTGCTAGTGATGAATGAAACTTGGACTGATCACATGACCTCGCATACCGGGGGTCGACGATGCTCGGGTTCCGAGCAAGACTTCTACGCGAATGATTCACGAGATACCAGCTAGTCAGCGAGGTATTACCTTTGAATGTATCCACACGCTAAATGGAGGCACGCGCAACTCCAATTCTATCGTGCTCCAAGTGGACGCAAGCAGGGGAGTCATGGCATTAGGATGTCAAAACGCGACTCGCAGTGCCAAGGGATGTCTCTCTGTtccgggcggcgccgccgcttaGATGCCCTGGCGTGTAAGTAAAGCTGATATTAGATTGATAGGcatgcgagggagagacgcttctccgccgcggcttaCAGAGTCCTAACTCTATGCCAACCGCACACAGATCCCTGGCCATCCGAGCGCGCTCGTTGACATACTCGGGCAACGAGATCACCAGTCGGACAGGATCACGATATTGAGACTGCCAATGTACCAGCGCGCTGATATGACAAGATATAGGGTCGCGCGGGGGACAGTGTCTCACCGACGCGTCAATAGAAGACAACGGTGGACGTCAGGCTGCCTTGGATACGACTCGCTCCCTACAGAGACTACCACCGGCATACCCACAAGACCAGCGAGAGACCAGGGACTGACTGTCAGCGACAGCCATCAACAAAAAACTGTCTGCCACCGCGACCTGCTCGACTGCACGAATATATGAGTACAATCTTACGGGAACAAATGACCACAGGTTTCACCCACCAGTGAGTAGCGCCGCTGGAGTCTAGCCTGATCGTGGCTGTTTTCTAAAGCTTCCCCCACTGGTGGACCGTCATTCACTGCATTTCAATTTGCAACATATTATGCCAGAAGTTGCTGTGGCAGGCTTCCGCTGCACCGCCCTTTTGTTCTTCGGGGTGACTGGTCGCTTTGAGCGCTCTCCGACCTAAGCGGTATGCTGTCATGCAGCGCTTGCGGGACAGCGACGCCTTTCCTTAggctcctcgtcgtcggcgcttcATTACCTCAGGTGGCAAGGACCATGAACCGCGAATCATCCGCGTGCTCAGTTGCTGTCCAGGCATCCATACGTCCGCTCCTGTCCTCAGCCAGCAAGCGCAGCCACTACGCTTGCGAGCTTTTCCTCTGCATCGCTATCTCGTTTGTCTCCGAAAGtcggagacgacggcgccgttGTCGGCGTTGattgcggcgtctcctcctcacgCTCCTTCTTCACAGGCTCTGCGTACTTGTAGTAGTACTCGACATCGGCCACGCTCTCATTATAGTCGTTGATTTTTTGTTGAAGCCGCTCGTCTGCTTCCGAAAACTCTCCTTCTTCAAGGCCCTCTGCTACAAACCTACACACATTGAGTACCACCACGGCAGAGACCTCAGCAACTGGACACAGAAAACGTGCGACACGAGAGACGTAGACACACGGCGCGCAAGAACGTGTAttcccgcctctctgccAGGCTCTTACGCGAGTCAGGCACGCGCAGGTTTTCTCCACTACTGCTCCCGAGTCTGCCCCATTCGTGCCCGCGTTTCCACGTCTGTCTTTCGCTACTACCTCCCGTATCAGTGTTTGGATAAGCGTTCGTATGCATTGCACTTAACTGCCAATAAAGGCAGGCCGTACTGGGTGCTCAATCAACTAAAGGGCAACATAAAATCCGTCAAGCCAGCTGTCATATCGGTCCTTCCTCGTTCTGCTCACCAGTTAACAAATGCCCGTTTGCTAAACATCTTGCGAGCGTTGCCAAGAGTCCGCTCAAGAACTGATGTGACGGCAGTGTTGTTCGCGAACATACAACACGACTGGAAGGCAGGAGCGAGCTCAGAATCCCGACTGACGCACAACAGACGGTTGTTCAGGCTGCATTTGAACCCAGTAGGCATCCAGTCGACGAATCGCACAGCCCGACTGTTTTTTGCGGCGACGATTCCCTCTTGCACATCTCGCGGCGTGACGTCACCTCTGCGTCCACAGACAGCATGGCAGGCCTCATGACAAAAACACGCTCACAGGCAGCACATCTGGCAGCACAACGTTGAGGTCGCTATCCAGAACGGTGTGGGCAACGGAAAGGTGAAGACAACCATGTAAACTGGGAAGGAGAGACCTCAACGGGGCAGGTGGTGCGGTTTTCAGTTGATGAAAGGCCACTTGTATCACCAAAGGAGTGGCGCAGCGACACGCTACGGAGAGTGTCTCAGACGCCAGACGCCCTTCTGTATTTTGAAAGTATCCGCTCAGAGCGTTCCAAACTGGGTTGCCAATGCACTCATAGCCGAAGTTTCGCGCTTTCAGGGTCTCTCACCGGTACATAAGATGGCAGGCAATAAAACGACCTTCGGCGCAGTTGACCTCCGCCAGACATCGTGAAGGTAGGAAGGACTCCATGGTGATGTCTTTAGTAGAGGCTCGCTCGTAGCGGTATCTTCGCCGATTTGCCAAGGGCGCGAGAGATGCTGTCAGGAAATTCACCTCCGGGTACGGAACCGTGTTTACAAGCGTCTGCTCCACGGTACTGTTTAGCGAGCCCTCGAAACGCGTTGACAGAGTGACAGCTGCGCCAGTGGAACACACACGTGAGGGCAATAGCAGGTCGCAACTCACGCACCAGAAAACAAGGCTGGGATGTTTGAGGCATTTCGCAATACCATGCCATACGCCTCCACAAAAAGTCAGGGCTGCTGAGCGCTATAATCTCGCGTCACGTGTGTAGAGGCCTCGCttgccgcgagacgccgcgcgggacgCGATGCCGTGCGCAGCCA contains:
- a CDS encoding tubulin/FtsZ family, GTPase domain-containing protein (encoded by transcript BESB_009930); translation: MPREVITVQCGQAGEQLGSTFWELLLAEHGLTYEGGIGDHNVPDGCQNNVDCFFYEAHTGRRVPRSAMIDLDTAVQSTIDRSPMRHLFDYTYFVSNKEDASSNYARGYIGVGRAVMRETNEAIRRQAEMCDSLQCFFLCRSLGGGTGSGLGSLVLESIADEFGKKYLLDTVVWPSESQTSSVVEPYNAMLAVPAMSSHSSAALLFDNAALFGVCRNLLNVEAVFYTNLNQLVAQVLSAVTLSTRFEGSLNSTVEQTLVNTVPYPEVNFLTASLAPLANRRRYRYERASTKDITMESFLPSRCLAEVNCAEGRFIACHLMYRGDVTPRDVQEGIVAAKNSRAVRFVDWMPTGFKCSLNNRLLCVSRDSELAPAFQSCCMFANNTAVTSVLERTLGNARKMFSKRAFVNWFVAEGLEEGEFSEADERLQQKINDYNESVADVEYYYKYAEPVKKEREEETPQSTPTTAPSSPTFGDKRDSDAEEKLASVVAALAG